The stretch of DNA ACTACTCGATGGAGTCGTTTCATTTGGCTAATCCCATCTTGATTGCCCAAGATCGTTGTGCTATAATCCACCCCAATCAATACGTTAACAGCATCCATCTTAAACAAATGAGTTAAAATACCACTTTCACCACCTTGCAATTCTATCTCATTGTTATTGATTCTCCTTTTCCAAAAATCAAGTGCCAATGTCCTTTGTTCCTCTTCTGGCAACAAAACAACATTCATCAAATACATGGTATTGTAACGGTAAGTATCGTGATAAACGGCACAATGCCTTAGAAACTCCATTTTATTTAATGCTGTTTCTGCGCAAATATCATTGATATAATCAATGTAGTGCCAAGCCTTAAAATAGCCCAACTCAAACTGCCTAAAATGAATTCTACTCTTAAGTTTTTCTAACAATTTATTAGAAGCATTTAAGGTCAATAAATTTTTGGTTTGTCGAACAATTTTGGTGGTAGAGCTAAATTTGTGTACAAAAAACAAAGTTGTCATTAACTCTTTGGGTACTCCCCCACTTTTTAGCAATTCTAAGGCAACCAAAACATCCTCATCTCTTAAAGTCAATAACATATTTTGAATATGCTCTGTGCCGATTTCTTCTTCCAACAAATAAGCTGGTGCAGCTGCATCCAAAAAATGATTGAGTTCTGTTTCTGTCACAATGACCAACTGGTTATCTGTTAATGCAGCTGTGTTTTTTATATTTTTGCCCAATAACACATGAGATGTTTTTGTTGTTTTTTTAGAAACAACAGCTATATTCAATAACTTTAGCGTCTTTTTTAAATCGCTCTTTTTCTTGATGGTACTTCCCAATATCAGCAATTCACAGCCCTCGACAAAAGCAGTTGGATCAAAGACGCCCAATCGCTTTGTGATTTCAGTAATAATAGCTTCTCTTAGCTTATTATGCCGAACCGCATAACAGGCTAAAATGGATGCATTGGTCAAATTTTTAATCGCTTCTTTTTGATTATTTAATAAGGCTACTATTGCTTCTATAATTTCAGCATTATCTATCAAATTTGCCTTAGCTACTGCTTTGCGGATAGACAAAATAGTTTTAGCAGATTGTTTGCTCTTATGCCTCCAAAAATGTTTAAAGTCTAATAATCGCTCGTTCAATTTAAATACCAAGGGATGGATCCAACCTATGGGATTATCAAACCAATTAAAAAATATTAACTGCTGTAAGTTCAAAATTTCACTTGGCAAAGCAGTTATTCTATTCGCATCCACTCTCAAATTTTGCAAATACTCCAATTTACACAATCGCTGATCAAAATTTTGCAATTTATTATTGCTAAAAAAAAGCTGTTTTAATTGACCGTGCTCATAAACCCAATCGGGTATTGTTGTCAAATTATTTCTATCTAAATTTAATTTTTCCAAATTCGGCCAAAAACATTTATTGGCTAAGGTTGTAGCTGCAATTCTATTCTCAGCTAAATTCAGTTCTACCAAACTTGGAATTTTTGACAAAACTACTGGTATTGCATCTAGTTTACAATCCTTTAAGGTTATTGCCTTTAAGTGTTTTAATTTAGACAAAGATTGAGGAATAACAATTGGTTTTGCCGTTACCATGATCACCAATTCTTCTAACTGTTCCAATCCGCCAATTGCCTCAGGAAGACCATTAGAACCTAAAAAAGCAATGGTCAATTTTTTCAATTGTTTTAATTGAACAATTTCAGGAGGGATGGTTTCTAAGTATCCTCGAATTCCAAGTATTTCAACATTCGTATATTCAAAAAGCGCAGCAGGTAATTGCCCTGCCTGTTCAAACATTCTACTTTCTATATAAAGATTTTGAAC from Aureispira anguillae encodes:
- a CDS encoding leucine-rich repeat domain-containing protein translates to MKQYYYDKAPQKQKYKVQNLYIESRMFEQAGQLPAALFEYTNVEILGIRGYLETIPPEIVQLKQLKKLTIAFLGSNGLPEAIGGLEQLEELVIMVTAKPIVIPQSLSKLKHLKAITLKDCKLDAIPVVLSKIPSLVELNLAENRIAATTLANKCFWPNLEKLNLDRNNLTTIPDWVYEHGQLKQLFFSNNKLQNFDQRLCKLEYLQNLRVDANRITALPSEILNLQQLIFFNWFDNPIGWIHPLVFKLNERLLDFKHFWRHKSKQSAKTILSIRKAVAKANLIDNAEIIEAIVALLNNQKEAIKNLTNASILACYAVRHNKLREAIITEITKRLGVFDPTAFVEGCELLILGSTIKKKSDLKKTLKLLNIAVVSKKTTKTSHVLLGKNIKNTAALTDNQLVIVTETELNHFLDAAAPAYLLEEEIGTEHIQNMLLTLRDEDVLVALELLKSGGVPKELMTTLFFVHKFSSTTKIVRQTKNLLTLNASNKLLEKLKSRIHFRQFELGYFKAWHYIDYINDICAETALNKMEFLRHCAVYHDTYRYNTMYLMNVVLLPEEEQRTLALDFWKRRINNNEIELQGGESGILTHLFKMDAVNVLIGVDYSTTILGNQDGISQMKRLHRVVLNYYTTKKIQLPKDFGALENLETLELKNILFDANGWESLKQLKSLKNVSYKLNGDKLPPQIFELTQIEILTLEGKKMQLDFPIEQLKNLRELHLLQSELTGAEVLFQKLEKMPNLSVINLHTELEKKYKVIT